Genomic DNA from bacterium:
ATGCGGAATCGGGGCAAGGGCCTCGGTTGCCGCATAATTCCGGTCACATATAGTTTAACCTATATTTTGTCTTCTTTATTTTCACCTCCTTGGACACGCTTTTCCCTCAAAAGATTCACACTTTCTCATCTCCTTATTTCCCAGTACATTAAAAACCATGCGACATACGGGCTAGCAGATTCAGAGCGAACTACAGGGAGTGACCAGACATGGGGAAGAAACAGGAAAGGCTCATCCGCGCCAACCGCTCCCGCCTCAGGAGCGAATTCAACGCCCAGGCCGAGATCGGGAAATTCGGGAAAACCGGGCTCGCCCGCATCGCCCTCACCCCGGAGTACAACCGCATCCGGAGGCTGGTCGAGGGCTGGATGAAGAGGGCCGGTCTCAAAACGCGGGTGGACGCCGTCGGGAACCTCTACGGGCGGAAAGAGGGCCGCGGAAAGGGCCTCCCCGCCGTCATGGTGGGCTCCCATCTGGACAGCCAGAACCCGGGCGGAAGGTTCGACGGGGCGGGAGGCGTCCTCACCGCACTCGAAGCGGTGCGCCGCATCGGCGAGAGCGGCGCCGCGCACGATCATCCCATCGAGGTGGTGGCCTTCATCGGGGAGGAGTCGGCGAGCGGGATGACGGTCTTCGGCAGCAGCGTGGCGACCGGAATCGCGGACGCCGCCGCCCTTCGCGCCTGCGTACACCCGCCCTCCGGAAAATCAATGTATGACGCCGTTCGGGCCGCGGGCGGAAACCCCGCCCGGCTGAAGAGCTGCCTGCTTCGGAAGAAGGACCTCAAGTGCTACCTCGAGCTGCACATCGAGCAGGGGCCGATCCTGGAGGTCCATCGGACCCCCATCGGGGTGGTGGACGTCGTGGTGAGCTACATCCGCGGCGAGATCGAATTCGCCGGGGTGACGGCCCACTCGGGCGGCCAGCCGATGGCCTACCGGCAGGACGCCGGAATGGCGGCGGCGGCCTACATGGTGGAGATGGAAGCCATCGCCCGGCGGGCTCCCGAGCGCCAGCGCGTCACCATGACTTTCGGAGAGATCGGCTTCGATCCGGGGTGGGTCACCATCGTGCCGGGCGGCGCCCACATCACGTTCGACCTCAGGGCGCGGACGAAGCCCGCTCTGGAGGCCATGCTCCGCCGGATGCGCACCACCCTCTCGCGCCTCTCGAAACAGCGCCGGGTGAAGGGGAGGCTCCGCGTGATTCAGAAGCTCCCGCCCTGCCCCGCCTCGCCGGGCATACGCCGGGCCATCGCCCGCGGCGCCGAGGCGGCCGGCTACAAGTGGATGTCGCTCGCGAGCGGCGGGGTGCACGACGCCTGCTGCATGGCGGCCCTTTGCCCGATGGGGATGATCTTCATCCCCTCCGTGAAGGGACTCTCCCACACGCCGGAGGAGTTCACCCGCTTCGCGGATCTGGCCGCCGGCGCCGATGTGACCATCGGGGCGCTGCTGCGGCTGGCGGACAAAAGGGTCAGGGTCTAGCAGAGGAGAGGGAAAAAACGGGGATTTACTTTTTCTTCTTGACGCGGAGTTTGGCTTGCTTGTTCTTGTACATCATGGCGTCGGCCTCCTCGATCAAATTTTCGATCGTGATATTCGTCTCCGCGTTGTAACGGGCGTAGCCGACGCTGAGGCTGAGCTTGCGCAGTCCCCTTTTTTTGCTGTTGTGCGTTTTGAGGTTTTCGTTCAAGCGCGTGACGATTGCATCCGCGCTTCTTCCCTTGCCCTCGATGGCCAGAACGGAAAACTCGTCCCCGCCATAGCGGCCGACCAGATCGGGGTTCCGGAAAGACTTTTTGAGGATGCGGGCGACATCGATGATGGCCTGGTCCCCTTCGACGTGACCCAGGGTGTCGTTCACATTTTTCATGCCATCGAGATCGATAAAGTACATCACCATCTCCCGTTCGGTACGCTGCGCCAGGCGCAACTGCCGCTCCGCGGCCGACACAAACCCTCTGCGGTTGAGCAGGCCGGTGAGCGGATCGGTATCCGAGAGCGCCCGAAGCTGCTCCTGCGTGTGGATTCTTTCGGTAATGTCCCGCAGCGTCAAAATGTAGATCTTCTCCCGGCCCAGCCGGGCCTCCGTCGAAAGCACCTCGGCCACTCCCACGTCCTTTCCCTTCCGGATGATACTGATCTCCTGCGCGCGCTGAGAGTTGAAGGAAAAATCCACTTTCTCTCCCGTCATCCGCTTCGCGCTGCGCCCCAGGAATTCCTCCGCCGCCGCGTTCATGAAGCGAATGACGCCCTGCCGGTTGACTGCAAGAACGGCATCGGGGGAGTTCTCCACCAGGATTCGAAATATATCTTCAGGATGTTTGACCATAGGATGGGACCAACTCAATCGACAATGGTTAAAAAAAAACAGGAAACAGGAAACCAAAAAAAGGACTCTAAAAGTACCAGATTTTGAGGAAAAACGAAAACTTCCAGAAATAATAGGTTAAGACAAATTTGCAGGAATTGTACCCACTGCACAGAACATACAGCGTCGAATTATTTCCAGGGCAGAGCGGCATACGGTGGCGGGTCAGGGCATCTTCTCCGAATCTCTCAATGCCTTGGCGGGGGGCTTCGGCGGGCAGGTTGCGCAGGGAGAAAAATCCGTATTTTTTTCCCATTTCCATTCTGGCTTTCCACTTCGCTCCAGCCTTCGAGGATGGAGAGGATTCCTTTGACAACGGCCATTCCCAGCCCCGATCCTTCAGAGAAGCTGGTGCCGGCGAAAGGCTCAAAGATGCGCTCCCGCGCGCCAGAAGCCGGCCCTGGCCCTTTGTCCTCAATCGAGAGGCAGACATGACGCCCGGCATCTGGACTCTCCCTCA
This window encodes:
- a CDS encoding M20 family metallo-hydrolase, giving the protein MGKKQERLIRANRSRLRSEFNAQAEIGKFGKTGLARIALTPEYNRIRRLVEGWMKRAGLKTRVDAVGNLYGRKEGRGKGLPAVMVGSHLDSQNPGGRFDGAGGVLTALEAVRRIGESGAAHDHPIEVVAFIGEESASGMTVFGSSVATGIADAAALRACVHPPSGKSMYDAVRAAGGNPARLKSCLLRKKDLKCYLELHIEQGPILEVHRTPIGVVDVVVSYIRGEIEFAGVTAHSGGQPMAYRQDAGMAAAAYMVEMEAIARRAPERQRVTMTFGEIGFDPGWVTIVPGGAHITFDLRARTKPALEAMLRRMRTTLSRLSKQRRVKGRLRVIQKLPPCPASPGIRRAIARGAEAAGYKWMSLASGGVHDACCMAALCPMGMIFIPSVKGLSHTPEEFTRFADLAAGADVTIGALLRLADKRVRV
- a CDS encoding sensor domain-containing diguanylate cyclase translates to MVKHPEDIFRILVENSPDAVLAVNRQGVIRFMNAAAEEFLGRSAKRMTGEKVDFSFNSQRAQEISIIRKGKDVGVAEVLSTEARLGREKIYILTLRDITERIHTQEQLRALSDTDPLTGLLNRRGFVSAAERQLRLAQRTEREMVMYFIDLDGMKNVNDTLGHVEGDQAIIDVARILKKSFRNPDLVGRYGGDEFSVLAIEGKGRSADAIVTRLNENLKTHNSKKRGLRKLSLSVGYARYNAETNITIENLIEEADAMMYKNKQAKLRVKKKK